ACCCCTATATCTTTATGATTATTCCatcaatgaaaaaaaaaattaaaaaaatagacaaaatgttaaaaattaacaaagatataaaaaattaaaatatgcacagaaaaaaaaaattaaaatatcttatCATTGTATATTtcagaaaaataaagttttactttttttgtaaGTATGCTAGAAATAAAATCTAAAGGATAATCTAAAGTCTTTTTTTTGTAAGTATGctagaaataaaattttaagtacTATATATATAGGTAAAAGACCGCAGGCTAGACCATGCAGTACGTAGAGAAAAGCACTTAAAACCCAATCATAAATGTTAAAAACTTCATCAAAATCACTTTCACTCTTTGTGATCTCTCAAAAAAAGAATTTCTTAGAATTTCACCAGGTGACATTAGTATCCATCCCCATTTTAATGATTcttgattttattaaatttaagttCCTAATTATTTTAGAGGCATTGGTAATGATAATGTTAATAATTAGTATGAGAATTTAGAGTCATTGGTTTGTTTGAGCAATGAATGAGCTTTTTCTTGCATGAAAAATTAGAAAGCAGCAGCTAAGTAATAAAATtgagtataaaaaaattagctttTCCCATGCAGTTTCCAAAGGAATTCGAGATGGATAAGCACTGAAGAAGTTACCTTATATATATGAGAATGCAACACATGCATCTAGCTAGGCTCTGTCTGTTTTGCATGAGCTTCTTAATCTTTTTGGGTTTAGGAGAGTGGTTAGGGATTCGGAGGTTGTTAGTTACGGAGGCAGAGTttgaacccacaacctctcAATGCACTTGGAAGTACCTTAACCATCCAAATTAGGTCACACTAGCGTGGTTAGGGATTCGGTCTAGGCTTTTTGACTTGTCGAACAAAATGGCAACTTGTGCTGTGGTTTTGAGGGAGGCCTACGCTGATGGAGAGGAGTCAGATGACTAGGCATTAGGAATCAGTATGTTCATAATATGTGCACTGCAAGTGAAGATCATAAAGCAATTAGTGTATCTGGAGGAAAAATGAGCAGGTGAGCTTCTTAATCTAGCTAGGTCAGGATGGTTTGCAGGTCAATCTAAGTTTTACACATTTTAGTTGTGCTGATTTTGTAGAGTTGATCGGTAATTAAtcgttattttttttctttgtttgagcTGGTATGTATGTTAGCATTGTCATGGTTCAATGTGCTAACTAGAAGTTCAATATAATTATAACCTACATCAAACTCCTAACTTGATGCTTGTTTTCATGGCTGGCACAATGCTAGTAATAAAAACTATAGGccattgaaaataaataattggtttaatttaaacttaacaTAGTTGTACTGAATGGGGGCTCATGCAAGATATATTAAGATATGGACTTTATTTCTTTTGTTGGCACATAGATATGTATAAAATTCACACAGATGCTAAATGTTGATAGGTCAAATAACTTATTCACCTAAAAAATTCAAGCTAACTATTAGGTGAAGTTTCAATAAAAGTATTATCTCTAATACACTCCCGCACGGGGGTGGTCAAGGATGGAACTCTCGACTTTTCGATCATAATAGCTTTGATACCATGCTAGATAACTAATTCACACAAAAACTCAAGCAATTGGTGAATCTCCACATGCTAGATAACTAATTCACACAAAAACTCAAGCAATTGGTGAATCTccaactataattttattatcttaacTCTAGATTTTTCGACCATAAAGACTCCTATACTTTATCAAAAAACCAATTAATCCAAAAGTTCAATATGTTAAGTGAAGTTCCAATAGTACTATTATCTCTAGCAGTAAGAAACACATTTGCAGAATCTTGATACTTGTATGTCAATAGCCAGaccttttataaatttactctcaattaaattatgttttttttgctTTCAAGCTCTTTGAAAAGGTTGTCCCAATATACAatgtgtaaatatttttatgatcAGAATTACCATAACAATTAGACTTAATTTAATGACTCACACTTTGATAATTAATTGACTTATTATAATTTGCTCTACTTAAATAGATGCTGCCTGAGAAACTAACACTTCAAAAGTTGTATGGACAACTAGAGCTAGGAATTTTGCCTATGTTATTGCCAGATTGCTTGGCCATATCATGTGGAACATGTATTGAATTTTCATCTAAGAAAAAACTGAACGGACCGAAAGTCATTAGTTGGGCCGGTTAAACCTGTTGGCCGGGcattttgctcacccctagaaCAGATAGTCCAACCAGAAATGGTTAAAAGTTAAAACCATAACCATGTGACCCTTCAAAACGAACCGACCGACCAACCAACCAACAGAATACACACAAGACATGACTCAAAagatgattttatcaaaatcaactTTCTCTACATTTGGCAATGTAGGGGATGCTCTTCACTCATCACACTTTTGTTTATGCTTCTGAAAGTGATGTATTTGATGTTTAGTTAGCACAAAAATGTGAACATATTTTTACGCACTGATTTCTTGCTACTCGCAATTTATTTAAGATTGACTTTGACAAAATTTAATCTCAATCCGAGCTCGAGTATTAGTTAAAGAGGCTCTCGAACCTCTTacatacataaaataataatttactttcttattattttaatttttctatagcTTAATATTTAGATATATATTATCTAAATTGATTAAATCTTCATTTATagtgaaaatatttaaattaaattcatcaaatgtaataatttttttaatttttattgaacaTGAATAGTTAAGATATCGCCCGTGTTCGAACTTGAAATTTGAGTTCAAGCTCGCATAACACACTAAATTAAAAGTTAGAACAACTTTAATTCAGCTTAGCTCATTTACACCAAAATCCAGTTTAAATGCtaattaatcaacatcaaaataattattgaatatgacatgttatataaaaaaaattaaaaaaaaagacaaagaaAGAAGACAAAAGAAAAGCAACTTTCaagagaaaaatatatatataataataataataaaaaaaaagcaaagccaCTTCAAGTTAGAAATATGTCATAATAAGACACTTTGCTTTTTCTACATATGTGGAGTGACATTCCACAAAACATTAAGAATATATACTTTGTATACATAAGTTTTTAATGATAGCTCCATTagtacaaaacaaaaaacaaaaaaggccATACAAAATTCTCATCATGACTCAGATTCTCCCCCAAAAAAACATATCCCACTCAAAATGTTCTTATACCATATTACCATTTCCATTCACTAACAGTTTTTTACTCTCTTCATCATCCCCATTTTCTTCTTTATCTCCAATTTCTTTGCAATTTCCAGTCATTTCCATGCTACTGAACTTCCTAGACTTTAATGCCTCGTATTCCCAATCCGTACGGACCAACACGACATATAGTATCGACAAAGCACAAGCTACTTGAGCTGCAAGTAGCCCGAACCACAGCCCTGCAAACCCTACATTCAGCCCGAAGGCGAGGCCCACCGCTACCGGAGTACCCACAAAGTAGAACGAGCCCAAGTTGATGTGGGCCCCAATCGCCGGCCGCGCAGTACCGCGTAGGATTCCACAACCTGTTGTTTGAGGGCAGTTACCAAGCTCACAGAATCCTATTATAGGCAAAATTGATGCTACTAGACCTTTAACAAGATCATCTTTGATAAATAGACCTGCCCATCTTTCTCTAAGAATCACAGTCCATGCCACATTGATGATACCAATTATAAAGGCACATCCTAATGCAACCATGGCTGCTAGCTTGGCTTTGTATGGCTTACCAGCTCCAAGTTCATTCCCAACCTAAAATGCTGAACCAATTCAATCAAACGGAACAGAGTTTATAaagatttaaaacatttcaacgattttttcggttcggtttaataCCAAAAGTAAACTGAAATTATGTCATATAGCAATGGAATTGAAGATTAATGAGAGAAAAGCATACAAGTGCTTACTTGTCATGTACTAAATATGTCCAATCACATAACAAGTGTGATCTTAAATTGGGTCCATGTAGTGATGCAATCACCCAACTGATCAAAAAGCATGActttgaaaagaaaatagaaTTTCTTAagaatttgttgattttagttATATTTCCTTTTTTATCAGTTTTGTTATCATCCTATATATGCTCAAAAGCAAACTCTCACTACTTACAAACACTCGAGCACTACACGGTCTACGCTACACGCCTTATCTAAAGTGttcacaattttttatttaacaccATGCCTAAAATAATAGAACTATCTCCCCTAAACCacgaatttttgttttttaaatgaACTCAGTTCATCATGTAAGAAACAAACTTTTTCACTAATAGTTTGACGCATGACATAATTCTGTTAAAATCTTCgatcaaaataaaatacttaattctaattaaaaaaagagttaaCTCAGTCGTCAATTAACAAGTGCTATGTTTATTGGAGAGTTTAACTCGATTAGATTACGTCTCACGCTATCAATAGGCAGAATAACTAAAGAAATTAACTTACTATATCTATATATGATAACTTGAAAATTCACTTGAATCATTGAGCAAATTGTCAGTTATGATCAAGTTCAGTTATAATGAGGCCAACAAAATCTAcaagagataaaaaaaatggctAAACACACCATTTTTTAACATaccaaaaagagaaaaaaggtgaaatctatTGTCTTTTTCTGTTCATGcttcaagtaaaaaaaaaatcttgtaTTTTTATGGTCAAGGGAGGGGGAAAAAACTCTTGTTTTGATGTATGAAGCAATCATTCTATCAACTTTCCCCCCAAACTCTTATGCCCACATTAAAGGTGTGATGGGATGAGTTATTATAaggtaaaaataaattgatggGCCATGTTTTGACTTGATGAATGGTAACCATCACTCCACACAAATGcataataatataatgatatGATATAGTATAGTATAGTAAAGAAAAGAAACCCCAACAGCATGAATCTATGTTATAGTGACCCATCATCAATCATGAATGATCAATCAAATGCAAAAATACAAAGAGAATAATATGAGAATTGAGATATAGTAATATACTCACCCTAGCAGAGACACAAGCAGCAAGGGCCATAGGCACAGTGTACATCATTGAAGTGGTTTGGATTAGAATCCCAGTGGCCGCCACAGCCAGTGTTGGATTAGGCAAGTACCCTGCCATCACTATCACTATCTCATACCACCACCATTCTAAGCATATCCCTAAACAACTTGGCACAGCCAGCTTCAACAATTCTCCAACcccacctcctcctcctcctcctcctatCCCCACCCTCCATCTCATCTCCCACCGTCCACTCACCCACCACACATACCCCACCATCAGCACCACCATGTTCAAATTTGTCACCACTGATGCCATGGCCACCCCCTCTACTCCCAGCCCCATCACCACCACAAGCACATAGTTCAAGGGCACATGAAACATCACAGCCAGTAATGAACAATACATTATAGGCTTGGTCACACTTTGTGACCTTAAAAACACCCTTAAAGGCTGTAATAAAGTGTATGTTAAAAGATCAGGCAATGAGTACATACAGTAAGTTGCTGCCATTGATGTGATTTCAGGGTCTTGGCCCATGAAATTCATGATGGATTCAAGATTCATCCATAACAGACTTATGGGGATGATTGCTATGAAGAGGATTATGATCATTCTTTGTAGAGATAGAGACAGAAGGTCCCAGTTCTTGCTGCCATAAGCTTGGCTGCATACCGGTTCGAGACCGGAGGCTAAGCCGACTATAACTGAGTAACCGGTTATGTTAGTAAACCCTATAGAAAGTGCACCACCGGCCAACTGTAAACTCCCTAGTCTGCCCAAGAACATAACCGAGACTACTCCTCTGAAAAAAGCCATTAAATGTGCTGCTGTCATTGGTGCAGCCATTGCCATTAGCTCCTTTAGCTCTTCAAGAACCTGTTACAGAACACCAAGATAGTTTAAAAACAAGCCATCATAAacaaatgtataaaataataataaaccaagAACTTGGATTTTCATTTTACTTGAGAAACAGAGGGGAGCTTTTGAGAAGAAATAATTATATCCGGGTCTTTTTCAGCcattttggtttgtttttgtATTGAAAAAACTGAACTTTCAAGGCTATATGATGaagaaaatgcaaaaaaaaaaggctCGAAATTTTGTGTACAAAGGCAGAAGCCGAAGTTTGTAATAACTTGGTTCAAGAAACGAAAATCAGAGAGACTAAATAAAGAAAGATTGGAGAAAGGGAAAGGTCAGGGTGATGTTGGCTGCAGCAGAAAACTTTTAAGTACAACACAGACACAGAGAGATGAagtcttttctttttctgtgTGATTAATGTATTTGTAGGAGGAAGGTGAAAAAttggtaaaattttaaagagGAAAATCTATAAAAAGTCTGTTTTCGACAGTCAAAcggtttttttactttttttataatgaaaaatattttataattcacTATTTTCTATCACCTCTAGACCTGGGCTTGGTTATCCGACTCGCCCGCACAGCCCGTTAAGGCCGGCTTGTGCACTAATGTTTTGTGCCAGGCCCGGCCTGAATCCGAATCCAAAAAAAATCTGTTTTTTTATGGgtaagtttggatttttttttttttacgtaaGTTCGAAAAACCCCAGCCAACCCTCATAGTAAGGGCCATGTTTGAATAGTGAAGATGAAGCACGAATCGGGTTTGGACTCATATAAAAAATTAGCAAAGCCCATCAGACTCTGCCCGAGCCTAGTTATGAACATATATAAGCACTCCTATTTTCCTCCCTATGTCAGTAAAGTTTTATtagtctaattttttaaaaacaatatatatctcaaaaataaaatttaatttttctatttttttaattgtcacgTCAAGTGGtatgagaaaaaaaatagattatactTCATTACTCATTTATATTGTCCTTTTCCCCTATGCCCTTCTCTTTTGGCATATTGCTACAATACGCCTGTCGTTGTTTGGGGTACTATAACTTAGCGGTATGCATGGCTCGGTTTAGTGCCGAACAAACCGAAATCAAATCAGTTGCAATAAAAGAAATGATAATTGAACCGTAACCGAAACTACCTCCTCGACCAGGGGCATAACCATCCTATGGACTGGTTTAATCTCTGGCTTAAAGGTAGGAAGTCTGAAGAATAGGGTGGGTGTAAAAGCAAGAGATATGGTCTTCCACCCTCAGTATAGAGCTCCAATCCATTAACACCAATTGCACCAACTCtgtaaattcaaaataaaaaagacagCAACTTTGTCATACattagagagaaaaaaaacaCCCGGATAAAGATTCATGTAAAGAAGTGATAAAACATGTAACAATTAACTTAGAGTAAAGGATCAATTTaccccctcaatttggcacgaagtatcaaataaaTCCAACCTCACAAAACCGGATCAAATCACCCCAGAACTATGCAAAACCGGATCGGTTTCACccttttgaccaaaaaagagagtgagagtacttgtttaaaaaaattaattcaaattaagtctaattaatcctaattaattttaattaaagtcctaattaaatctaattaatttaaactctGATTATTAAAAGTTAGGAACCTTTTCTGCCTTTTTCCCCTGATTAAACCTAATTACACGCTGCTTAACTAATCTAATTACTCCTAAGTAGCAACAATTAACCTAACTAATAATCTAACTGAAATTGAATACTATATTCAAATTAATCATAAACAAAATGCTAAACATGAACCCAATCCaagtgaaaaaaattacataatacAATCCAACTGATATACATTCTATAGCAAATGAACATCATGAtccaatatttatcaaaattcagATCTAAATCTAAcccataaacataaaaataatttagacaaACTTACACAAAGCCAAAATAAATACAACAAAATCTGATTCAACACCATCGAAATAACAAAGAcccaattgaaattgaaattgaagcAGAAACCAAGCAACGGATTAAACATCAACCGGGCCAGAGAATTTGCAGCAGAGTCGTCGTAGCAACAACGATGGTACCAGCAACGCCATCCGTCCAAGGCAGCGGCGGATCTCCCAGGTCCGGCCACGGAAGCCGTGAATCTCCTATCCAGCGCCTCCCTCGGTTTGGTACACGTCAACAGTGGATCTCCTTTCCAGGTGGTGGCGTGGAGGTGAGGGAATGACGATGGTGATGGCCTGACGGTGATGGCCTGACAGTGAGGGAATGACGATGGTGATGGCCTGACGGTGGTAGAACGATGGTGGCGGTGGAACGATGGTGGCGGTGGAACGATGGTGGTAGCGTGGCGGTGGTTGTCAAATGAAGAATAATtggaagaagaaagaagaaatggctgcagagaagaagaattagattttagggttttgttattaaaagaaaaaagtatgaaaagGTCTCTGTATATTACAACAAAAACATATACGATGTATTAAGTTTTATAATTACAAGTAttgaattgatattttaaaatcattaggTGCTAATTTAATAAATGGTAAATATATTAAgggttattttaaatatattaccaTTAAAAACCAGAGAGTGTATTCACTCTCTgaggtgagagtgggggaggGGGTATTTGATACGTTTTTGCCAAGTTCTGGGGCAATTTGATCCACTTTTACGAGGTTgggcttatttgatatttcgtgccaagttcaggggctTTTTTGATCCTTTACTCAATTAACTTACAAGCAAATGCATAAAAAAAGGGTGAACCTTGGCTTAACAGATAGAGATTGAGAGACGATTGAGTTGTTATTGTAATAAAAACAGGAACAGAACagagagaaagaaaatgaaaaatcaatagtttatgttttacttgtttcaataaatacaaacaaattgaaacattgGTTTTGCAAGAGAAGCAGCAGACATAAATACAGAGagtatgtgttttttttttgctactatttgggttttttttctttcaagtcTCCTAatctcattattttaatgaaattctTTTGGCTTTCGCATTGTAAGTAAAACAAAGATCAAATTACGTTCAGATTCCTGAAATATATCATAGTTAATAATTTGATACagttattttaaaagtttatttaatgGTCTCTTAATTTTAATTCGGTTAACTGAGAGACTCTGGATTAAATCGTTTAACGGAACTAAAATTGAGGTACCAGAGGGACCAAACCGTTCACGAAATTAACGGTggagtaccaaatcgtttgaaagtagaTGTCGAAATTAATGCAGGGGTCTAATAGTTAACAGAGTTGAAAATGAAGGACCATTAAATAGAGTTTTAAAACAAAACGTactaaactgttaattatgatatatcttAGGGATCtcaaagtaatttgctctaaaataaaaattataaatgcaGTAATTGAATGGttgtaaaatttaatcaaactaaTAGTAAAAGTGATTTTTTCACTTTTACATGTGAATTACATATTGTCTGAATTTTACGatacttaattatttttctccatttaaatattatcatcaaaaaagttaattagtaaaaataaaaattaatatggtAATTTAAGTTATcttagtataaattaaatttaaattaagaaattttattatattactataaatttataaattattaaaatattcacTTATTTTAATgagattaaatataatttttaaaacttaattaattaatttatagttgataggtaaaaaaagttaaacataaTAAATTAGCTAGCAAATCATTatctaacttttaaaattcacacaatcaatttaaaatacAGTTACAATAAGTAGaatgattataatttattacGATAAAATACTAAATCTATTGAGGAtttaattatacatatttaaaaaataattattatatcgTCAAATTAATTGATTCAAacataaattaaacatatttattattaaaataagttaTATTGTTAACAGAATTAACATGTTGTGTTAGAATTGTCGTTTGAAAACCGTTCTTGATGTGTGACATCTACGCTCTGTCAGCAATACTGACGCGTGATCTGCACTAATGGCGAGTGACAATAACATATTGTCAACACTTCACGTATGTGGTTACCAAATGCCGACATTgctgaaaatattaaattatttatatttcagtacttcatattaaattttgataaaatattaaatcaattaatttttatttttaatagtactacaatcttttaaaaataatcctcaaatttataaaatcatttattttagttgAATCTAATTATCGtttattacaaaattattaGAAATTAATAGTCTTTTTATCACATGTAATTAATAATATtgttattgattttttattatttttatattttatatgaattttta
This window of the Mercurialis annua linkage group LG5, ddMerAnnu1.2, whole genome shotgun sequence genome carries:
- the LOC126682755 gene encoding protein DETOXIFICATION 54 isoform X1, which encodes MVMPLVEEVLEELKELMAMAAPMTAAHLMAFFRGVVSVMFLGRLGSLQLAGGALSIGFTNITGYSVIVGLASGLEPVCSQAYGSKNWDLLSLSLQRMIIILFIAIIPISLLWMNLESIMNFMGQDPEITSMAATYCMYSLPDLLTYTLLQPLRVFLRSQSVTKPIMYCSLLAVMFHVPLNYVLVVVMGLGVEGVAMASVVTNLNMVVLMVGYVWWVSGRWEMRWRVGIGGGGGGGGVGELLKLAVPSCLGICLEWWWYEIVIVMAGYLPNPTLAVAATGILIQTTSMMYTVPMALAACVSARVGNELGAGKPYKAKLAAMVALGCAFIIGIINVAWTVILRERWAGLFIKDDLVKGLVASILPIIGFCELGNCPQTTGCGILRGTARPAIGAHINLGSFYFVGTPVAVGLAFGLNVGFAGLWFGLLAAQVACALSILYVVLVRTDWEYEALKSRKFSSMEMTGNCKEIGDKEENGDDEESKKLLVNGNGNMV
- the LOC126682755 gene encoding protein DETOXIFICATION 54 isoform X2, which gives rise to MAEKDPDIIISSQKLPSVSQVLEELKELMAMAAPMTAAHLMAFFRGVVSVMFLGRLGSLQLAGGALSIGFTNITGYSVIVGLASGLEPVCSQAYGSKNWDLLSLSLQRMIIILFIAIIPISLLWMNLESIMNFMGQDPEITSMAATYCMYSLPDLLTYTLLQPLRVFLRSQSVTKPIMYCSLLAVMFHVPLNYVLVVVMGLGVEGVAMASVVTNLNMVVLMVGYVWWVSGRWEMRWRVGIGGGGGGGGVGELLKLAVPSCLGICLEWWWYEIVIVMAGYLPNPTLAVAATGILIQTTSMMYTVPMALAACVSARVGNELGAGKPYKAKLAAMVALGCAFIIGIINVAWTVILRERWAGLFIKDDLVKGLVASILPIIGFCELGNCPQTTGCGILRGTARPAIGAHINLGSFYFVGTPVAVGLAFGLNVGFAGLWFGLLAAQVACALSILYVVLVRTDWEYEALKSRKFSSMEMTGNCKEIGDKEENGDDEESKKLLVNGNGNMV